TTATCAATCAAACCTTTAATTTGAAGTACACAGGCCGGACATCCTGCTAGAACTATATCTGCTTTTGATTCCATTATATCCTTATGCTTCTGATCAGCTAATTCTCCTGAAATTTCTGGAAATTTTACTGAATATGAGCCAGCCATGCCGCAGCACTGATCGCAGTGTTTCATCTCCACAAAGTCTATACCAGTTCTCTTTATTATATTTCTTGGCTCTTCAAAAATACCTAAAACTCTTTTTAGATGACAGGAATCATGATATGTTACAAGTCCTTTTCCTTTTAAGGATTTTAATTTTAATTCTTTTTTCTCACATAGCTCATTGATATATGATGTATACTCCTTTATTCTCTTGCTAAACTTTACAGCAAGTTCATAGTATCTTTGGTTATCTTTCATCAACTCAGGATATCTTTCCCACATCTCTACGCCAGTTGGACAGGCCAAAACTATAAAATCTGGATTTTCTTTTTGCATAGCATCAAGATTTTGCATAGCAACCTTTTTTGCACTTTCAAGATCACCCATTAAAAACATAGGCGTACCACAACACGTCTGTTCCTGAGGAAAGTTCACTTTAAAGCCAACACAATTTAGGCTTTCAACCACAGCTTCACCAATTTCTGGATATGCAAAATCAATTAAACAACCACTAAAAAATGCAATCTTTTGCTTTTTTGTTTCTTTTTTTAATTTTAAACTCTTAAACCTTTCTCTAAAAGGTACTTCTACAATAGCTGGCAAAGATCTATCCTTTGTATATCCTGACAAAAACATAGGTAAGTTTCTAATAAATGCCCCGTTCTTAAAAGGTTTTTGGGCAAGACTTGCCATTCTTAACATGCTATGGAAAAGCTGTCTATTTGACATTATATTCTGAAATACTACCTTGGGCAGTACAGGCAAACCTGCCTTTTTCACACTCCTTTTTCTCATCTCTACTATGAGCTCAGGAATATTTATCTTTCCCGCACAAACTTCAGTACATCTGCCACAAGTAAGACAAAGCTCTTGAATCTGATCTGCAGTATTTTTGCTGCCAATAAATGAATTGAGCAAAGCTCCAATTCCACCACTATAAACATGACCGTACACATGACCGCCCAAAAGCGCATATACAGGACATACGTTCGTACAAGCAGCACACCTTATGCACTGATAAAGTTCTTTGAATACAG
Above is a genomic segment from Thermodesulfobium narugense DSM 14796 containing:
- the ldhH gene encoding L-lactate dehydrogenase (quinone) large subunit LdhH → MITKELKIKIKDKLKDTVQRKNLGTFSEVYPAAREKAFEGYDIEDLREQVANIKKNVVKNLDKLADQFQREAEKRGAIFYRAKTDKDVIDYIIKLCKEKDVKLVVKSKSMVSEEVELNEAFKKEGIESQETDLGEWIIQIAGHKPSHMVMPAIHLNRQQVADYFSRELGKDIEPDIPFLVHTARVQLREKFLKADMGISGANIAVAENGSLFIVTNEGNGRLTATLPRIHVILVGYEKLVEKMTDAIPILRVLPRNATAQVLTSYVNLISGPSEAIVENPDGSFSVQKKELHIVLVDHGRLEMAKDPVFKELYQCIRCAACTNVCPVYALLGGHVYGHVYSGGIGALLNSFIGSKNTADQIQELCLTCGRCTEVCAGKINIPELIVEMRKRSVKKAGLPVLPKVVFQNIMSNRQLFHSMLRMASLAQKPFKNGAFIRNLPMFLSGYTKDRSLPAIVEVPFRERFKSLKLKKETKKQKIAFFSGCLIDFAYPEIGEAVVESLNCVGFKVNFPQEQTCCGTPMFLMGDLESAKKVAMQNLDAMQKENPDFIVLACPTGVEMWERYPELMKDNQRYYELAVKFSKRIKEYTSYINELCEKKELKLKSLKGKGLVTYHDSCHLKRVLGIFEEPRNIIKRTGIDFVEMKHCDQCCGMAGSYSVKFPEISGELADQKHKDIMESKADIVLAGCPACVLQIKGLIDKKGGNVKVKHIAELIKEALEQNK